One Owenweeksia hongkongensis DSM 17368 genomic region harbors:
- the rpoB gene encoding DNA-directed RNA polymerase subunit beta encodes MSKNPVTKNLSERINFASIKNAFDYPDFLDIQLQSFHDFFQLDTKPDDRHDEGLYKTFSENFPITDARNQFVLEFLDYFIDPPRYSEEECIERGLTFSVPLKARLKLYCTDPEHEDFETIVQDVYLGTIPYMSPRGTFIVNGAERVVVSQLHRSPGVFFGQSYHANGTKLYSARIIPFKGSWIEFATDINSVMYAYIDRKKKLPLTTLLRAIGYERDKDILEIFDLAEEVKVSKSGLKKVLGRKLAARVLKTWVEDFVDEDTGEVVSIERNEVVLDRDTVLEKEHIDEIVDADVQTILLHKEDIEASEFSIIHNTLQKDPTNSEKEAVEHIYRQLRNAEPPDEETARGIIDKLFFSEQRYNLGEVGRYRLNKKLGLDIAADTQVLTKDDILNIVKYLIELINSKAEVDDIDHLSNRRVRTVGEQMANQFGVGLARMARTIRERMNVRDNEVFTPIDLINAKTLSSVINSFFGTNQLSQFMDQTNPLAEITHKRRLSALGPGGLSRERAGFEVRDVHYTHYGRLCPIETPEGPNIGLISSMCVYSKVNRMGFLETPYRKVVEGKVDFATPPVYLSAEEEEEKVIAQANAPVKEDGYFENDRVKARDEADYPLIEPDKLDYMDVSPNQIASISASLIPFLEHDDANRALMGSNMMRQAVPLLRPEAPVVGTGLEGRVASDSRVLINAEGSGVVEYVDAEKITIKYDRTDDERLVSFEDDSKTYNLVKFRKTNQGTCININPIVVKGETVKKGQVLCEGYATEGGELALGRNMQVAFMPWKGYNFEDAIVISERVVREDIFTSIHIDEYSLDVRDTKLGAEELTADIPNVSEEATRELDENGIIRVGAEVKAGDILIGKITPKGESDPTPEEKLLRAIFGDKAGDVKDASLKASPSLQGVVINKKLFSRSVKDKKTRLADKEVLEKLEEEFNMQVETIRQKFLEKLNILVAGKTSQGVKNDLHEDVIPKGTKFTQKILNSIDDYTRITGGTWTTDAEKNDLIATLIHNYKIKVMDVLGVYKREKFTISIGDELPSGIVKMAKVYIAKKRKLKVGDKMAGRHGNKGIVAKIVRDEDMPFLEDGTPVDIVLNPLGVPSRMNIGQIYETVLGWAGKKLGRKYGTPIFDGASLDDINAITDEAGIPQFGHTFLYDGGTGEKFHQAASVGVIYMLKLGHMVDDKMHARSIGPYSLITQQPLGGKAQFGGQRFGEMEVWALEAFGASNILREILTVKSDDVVGRAKTYETIVKGEPMPEPGIPESFNVLLHELNGLGLKITLD; translated from the coding sequence ATGTCCAAAAACCCAGTTACAAAAAATCTTTCGGAAAGAATAAACTTCGCGTCTATCAAGAACGCTTTCGATTATCCTGATTTTTTGGATATTCAATTGCAGTCTTTCCACGATTTTTTCCAGCTAGACACTAAACCTGATGATCGACATGATGAAGGGCTTTATAAGACGTTTAGTGAAAACTTCCCCATTACTGATGCCAGAAACCAGTTTGTGCTGGAGTTTCTGGACTATTTCATAGACCCACCTCGCTATAGCGAAGAGGAGTGTATCGAAAGAGGACTTACATTCAGTGTACCACTTAAGGCTAGATTGAAGTTATATTGTACAGACCCTGAACACGAGGATTTTGAAACCATTGTTCAGGATGTGTACCTAGGTACCATTCCTTATATGTCACCACGCGGTACTTTTATCGTAAATGGGGCAGAAAGAGTAGTAGTGTCTCAGCTACACCGTTCTCCTGGTGTATTCTTTGGCCAAAGCTACCACGCTAATGGTACTAAATTGTATTCAGCACGTATTATCCCATTTAAGGGTAGCTGGATAGAATTTGCAACAGACATCAACAGTGTGATGTATGCTTATATCGATCGTAAGAAGAAGTTACCACTTACTACACTTCTTCGTGCTATTGGATATGAGCGCGATAAAGACATTTTGGAAATCTTTGATCTTGCAGAAGAAGTAAAGGTTTCTAAATCCGGCCTTAAAAAGGTGTTGGGCAGAAAACTAGCTGCTCGTGTATTGAAAACCTGGGTTGAGGATTTCGTGGATGAAGATACTGGTGAAGTAGTATCTATTGAGCGTAATGAAGTAGTGTTAGATCGTGACACTGTTTTAGAAAAAGAACACATTGATGAGATTGTAGATGCTGACGTGCAAACTATTCTTCTTCACAAAGAGGATATCGAAGCATCAGAATTCTCAATCATTCATAATACATTACAAAAAGATCCAACTAACTCTGAGAAAGAAGCGGTGGAGCACATCTACCGACAGTTGAGAAACGCTGAGCCGCCAGATGAGGAAACTGCTCGTGGTATCATCGACAAGCTGTTCTTCTCTGAGCAACGTTACAATCTTGGTGAGGTAGGTCGTTACCGCCTAAACAAGAAATTGGGTCTTGATATTGCAGCTGATACTCAGGTATTAACAAAGGATGATATCCTAAACATTGTAAAATACCTTATTGAGCTTATCAACTCAAAAGCTGAAGTGGATGATATTGACCACTTGAGCAACAGACGTGTGCGTACTGTAGGTGAGCAAATGGCTAACCAATTTGGTGTAGGTCTTGCTCGTATGGCTCGTACCATTCGTGAGCGTATGAACGTACGTGACAACGAAGTATTTACCCCGATTGATTTGATCAACGCGAAGACACTTTCTTCTGTGATCAACTCATTCTTTGGTACAAACCAGCTTTCTCAGTTTATGGATCAAACCAATCCATTGGCCGAGATTACGCATAAGCGTAGACTTTCAGCCCTAGGGCCTGGTGGTCTATCTCGTGAAAGAGCAGGTTTTGAAGTACGTGACGTTCACTATACCCACTACGGTCGTCTTTGCCCTATTGAAACTCCTGAAGGACCAAACATTGGTTTGATTTCTTCTATGTGTGTTTACTCTAAGGTAAACCGTATGGGATTCCTTGAAACTCCTTATCGTAAAGTGGTAGAAGGTAAAGTAGATTTTGCTACTCCACCAGTATACCTAAGCGCAGAAGAGGAAGAAGAAAAGGTAATTGCACAAGCAAATGCTCCGGTAAAAGAAGATGGATACTTTGAAAACGACCGTGTAAAAGCACGTGATGAAGCAGATTATCCTCTTATTGAGCCAGATAAGCTTGATTATATGGACGTTTCTCCTAATCAGATTGCATCTATTTCTGCATCTCTTATTCCGTTTTTGGAGCATGATGATGCGAACCGTGCATTGATGGGATCAAACATGATGCGTCAGGCCGTACCATTGTTGCGCCCTGAAGCTCCAGTTGTAGGAACAGGTCTTGAAGGCCGCGTAGCTAGTGATAGCCGTGTGCTTATCAACGCTGAAGGTAGTGGAGTAGTAGAATATGTAGATGCTGAAAAGATCACCATTAAGTATGACCGTACTGATGATGAGCGCTTGGTAAGCTTCGAAGATGATTCCAAAACTTATAACCTTGTTAAGTTCCGCAAGACTAACCAAGGTACATGTATCAACATTAACCCAATCGTTGTAAAAGGCGAAACCGTTAAGAAAGGTCAAGTACTTTGCGAAGGTTATGCAACCGAAGGTGGTGAATTGGCACTTGGTAGAAATATGCAAGTGGCATTTATGCCTTGGAAAGGGTACAACTTTGAGGATGCAATTGTAATCTCAGAAAGAGTTGTTCGTGAAGATATCTTCACCTCTATCCATATTGATGAATATTCATTGGACGTAAGAGATACTAAGCTTGGTGCTGAAGAACTTACTGCTGATATTCCAAACGTGAGTGAAGAGGCAACTCGTGAGCTTGACGAAAATGGAATTATTCGCGTAGGAGCAGAGGTAAAAGCTGGTGATATCCTTATCGGAAAGATTACTCCAAAAGGAGAATCTGATCCTACTCCAGAAGAAAAATTACTTCGCGCCATATTTGGTGATAAAGCTGGTGATGTAAAAGATGCATCCCTTAAGGCTTCTCCATCATTGCAAGGTGTGGTAATTAATAAAAAGCTATTCTCAAGATCAGTAAAAGACAAGAAGACTCGTCTTGCTGACAAAGAAGTTCTTGAAAAACTTGAGGAAGAATTTAACATGCAGGTGGAAACTATCCGCCAGAAATTCCTTGAAAAGCTAAATATACTTGTTGCCGGTAAAACCAGCCAAGGTGTAAAAAATGATCTTCATGAAGACGTGATTCCAAAAGGAACCAAGTTTACTCAAAAGATCCTTAACAGTATAGATGACTATACTCGCATCACTGGTGGAACCTGGACAACAGATGCTGAGAAGAATGACCTTATCGCTACTCTTATCCATAACTACAAGATCAAGGTGATGGATGTATTGGGAGTATACAAGCGTGAGAAATTTACCATCAGCATTGGTGACGAATTGCCATCAGGTATTGTGAAAATGGCCAAAGTATACATCGCTAAAAAGCGTAAGCTTAAAGTGGGTGATAAAATGGCTGGACGTCACGGTAACAAAGGTATCGTTGCTAAGATCGTTCGTGATGAGGACATGCCATTCCTTGAGGATGGAACTCCTGTGGATATCGTATTGAACCCACTGGGTGTACCTTCTCGTATGAACATCGGACAGATTTATGAAACCGTACTAGGATGGGCTGGTAAGAAGCTTGGTAGAAAATATGGTACTCCAATTTTTGATGGAGCATCACTTGATGATATCAATGCAATTACCGATGAAGCAGGAATTCCACAGTTTGGTCACACCTTCCTTTATGATGGTGGTACCGGTGAGAAATTCCACCAAGCGGCATCAGTAGGTGTGATTTACATGCTTAAGCTGGGTCACATGGTAGATGATAAAATGCACGCTCGTTCTATTGGACCTTACTCGCTTATTACGCAACAGCCACTTGGAGGTAAAGCTCAATTTGGAGGTCAGCGTTTTGGAGAGATGGAAGTTTGGGCTCTTGAAGCATTTGGTGCTTCAAACATCCTTCGCGAAATTTTGACTGTAAAGTCGGATGACGTAGTGGGTAGAGCTAAAACCTATGAAACCATAGTGAAGGGAGAACCAATGCCTGAACCAGGTATCCCTGAATCTTTCAACGTGTTACTACACGAATTGAACGGTCTTGGTTTGAAGATCACTTTGGATTAA
- the rplL gene encoding 50S ribosomal protein L7/L12 produces the protein MADIKELGDQLVNLTVKEVNELADYLKEEHGIEPAAAAVAVAGPAAGGEAGGGDEQTEFDVILKAAGSSKLAVVILVKELTGLGLKEAKELVDGAPKPLKEGVAKDEAEALKAQLEEAGAEVEIK, from the coding sequence ATGGCGGATATTAAAGAATTAGGCGATCAGCTTGTAAACCTTACTGTTAAGGAAGTAAACGAATTAGCAGACTACCTTAAAGAAGAGCATGGCATTGAGCCAGCTGCTGCAGCTGTTGCTGTTGCAGGTCCTGCAGCTGGTGGCGAAGCCGGTGGTGGTGACGAGCAAACTGAATTTGACGTAATCCTTAAAGCTGCAGGTAGCTCTAAGCTAGCTGTTGTAATACTTGTAAAAGAACTTACAGGATTAGGTCTTAAAGAAGCAAAAGAGCTAGTTGATGGAGCTCCTAAGCCTCTTAAAGAAGGTGTAGCAAAAGACGAAGCAGAAGCACTTAAAGCTCAATTGGAAGAGGCAGGTGCTGAAGTTGAGATTAAGTAA
- the rplJ gene encoding 50S ribosomal protein L10, whose protein sequence is MTREEKNLAIDNLTEVLKGAEVLYVADIAGLNAEQSSSLRRLCFKNEVKINVVKNTLLKKAMERSEKNFEDLFPTLKGNTTILVSETANAPAKLIKEFRKKAEKPFLKGAYIQESIYVGDDQLEALATLKSKEELIGEVITLLQSPAKNVISALQSGKNTLGGLMKTLEERAAS, encoded by the coding sequence ATGACAAGAGAAGAAAAAAATCTAGCAATAGACAACCTTACGGAGGTACTAAAAGGTGCAGAAGTACTTTATGTAGCTGACATCGCTGGCTTAAACGCTGAGCAATCAAGCAGCCTTCGTAGACTTTGCTTCAAAAATGAAGTAAAGATTAATGTGGTAAAAAATACACTTCTTAAGAAGGCTATGGAGCGTTCTGAGAAGAATTTTGAGGACTTGTTTCCTACCCTTAAAGGGAATACCACAATCTTGGTTTCTGAAACTGCAAATGCACCTGCTAAGCTTATAAAAGAGTTTAGAAAGAAAGCTGAAAAGCCTTTCTTAAAAGGAGCATATATTCAGGAATCTATTTATGTAGGTGATGATCAACTAGAAGCCCTTGCAACCCTTAAATCTAAGGAAGAGCTTATTGGCGAAGTTATCACCTTGTTGCAATCTCCTGCCAAGAATGTTATCTCTGCTCTACAGAGTGGAAAGAACACTTTGGGTGGTCTTATGAAGACCTTAGAGGAGCGCGCGGCATCTTAA
- the rplA gene encoding 50S ribosomal protein L1, which yields MAAISKKRKEALSKLDVNKLYSLEDASALVKDINTTKFDASVDVAVRLGVDPRKANQMVRGVVTLPHGTGKDVKVLALVTPDKEQEAKDAGADYAGLDEYIEKIKGGWTDVDVIVTMPSVMGKIGPLGRVLGPRGLMPNPKTGTVTMDVAKAVSDVKAGKIDFKVDRYGIIHAAVGKVSFEAEKIRENAEELLKTLLRMKPSAAKGTYIKSISMSSSMSPGVSIDAKSI from the coding sequence ATGGCAGCAATAAGCAAAAAGAGAAAAGAAGCACTAAGCAAGCTAGATGTAAATAAACTTTACTCTCTAGAAGATGCAAGTGCCCTTGTAAAAGACATTAATACTACCAAATTTGATGCTTCAGTAGATGTAGCAGTAAGATTGGGAGTTGACCCTCGTAAAGCAAACCAAATGGTTCGTGGTGTAGTAACACTACCTCACGGTACAGGTAAAGACGTAAAAGTATTGGCACTTGTTACTCCTGACAAAGAGCAGGAAGCAAAAGATGCTGGTGCAGACTACGCAGGTTTGGATGAGTACATCGAGAAAATAAAAGGTGGATGGACCGATGTGGACGTAATTGTAACCATGCCAAGTGTAATGGGTAAGATTGGTCCCCTAGGTAGAGTATTAGGTCCTCGTGGCTTGATGCCTAACCCAAAAACCGGTACTGTAACTATGGATGTGGCTAAAGCTGTATCTGATGTGAAAGCTGGTAAGATTGACTTTAAAGTTGATCGTTACGGAATCATTCACGCTGCAGTGGGTAAAGTATCATTTGAAGCAGAAAAAATCAGAGAAAACGCAGAAGAGTTGCTTAAAACTCTATTGCGTATGAAGCCATCTGCTGCAAAAGGAACTTACATCAAGAGCATCAGCATGAGCAGCTCTATGAGTCCGGGAGTTTCTATTGATGCAAAGTCAATCTAA
- the rplK gene encoding 50S ribosomal protein L11: MAKEVSALIKLQVRGGAANPAPPVGPALGAKGVNIMEFCKQFNARTQDKQGKVLPAVITVYADKSFDFVIKTPPAAVQLMEAAKIKKGSPQSNLQKVGKVTWEQVKAIAEDKMADLNAFTPESAMMMVAGTARSMGLNVTGQKPF, from the coding sequence ATGGCTAAAGAAGTAAGCGCTTTAATTAAGCTTCAGGTAAGAGGCGGTGCTGCTAATCCAGCTCCACCAGTAGGACCTGCATTGGGTGCTAAGGGTGTTAATATCATGGAGTTTTGCAAGCAGTTTAATGCTCGTACTCAAGATAAGCAAGGAAAGGTACTACCGGCAGTTATCACCGTATACGCTGATAAATCTTTTGACTTTGTAATCAAAACCCCACCAGCAGCTGTACAGCTAATGGAGGCGGCCAAAATCAAAAAAGGTTCTCCACAGAGTAACCTTCAGAAAGTAGGAAAAGTAACCTGGGAACAGGTGAAAGCAATTGCCGAGGACAAGATGGCGGATCTCAATGCATTTACTCCTGAGTCAGCAATGATGATGGTTGCGGGTACTGCTCGTAGCATGGGATTGAATGTTACTGGACAAAAACCATTTTAA
- the nusG gene encoding transcription termination/antitermination protein NusG — MSDSGKKWYVVRAISGQENKIKGYIEDEIEFQGLSDYYGQILVPTEKVYQIRNGKKVSKERNYFPGYIMIEANLIGEMVHTIKGVQGVIGFLGEVKGGDPVPLRQSEVNRMLGKVDELTEVDEKINIPFMVGETVKVIDGPFNGFNGSIEKINEEKRKLEVMVKIFGRKTPLELSYMQVEKEA; from the coding sequence ATGAGCGACAGCGGGAAAAAATGGTATGTAGTTAGAGCTATTTCCGGACAGGAAAATAAGATAAAAGGCTACATCGAGGATGAAATCGAATTCCAGGGATTGAGCGATTACTATGGTCAGATATTAGTACCTACTGAAAAGGTATATCAAATACGCAACGGCAAGAAAGTAAGTAAGGAAAGAAATTACTTTCCTGGTTATATAATGATCGAAGCCAATCTTATTGGTGAGATGGTGCACACTATAAAAGGAGTGCAGGGTGTAATTGGCTTTCTTGGTGAAGTAAAAGGTGGAGATCCTGTTCCACTTCGTCAATCTGAAGTAAATAGAATGCTTGGTAAGGTAGATGAGCTTACTGAAGTAGATGAGAAGATAAATATTCCTTTTATGGTTGGAGAAACTGTAAAAGTTATCGATGGTCCATTTAATGGATTCAACGGTTCGATCGAGAAGATAAATGAAGAGAAGCGTAAGCTTGAGGTAATGGTGAAAATCTTCGGTCGAAAAACTCCTTTGGAACTTAGCTATATGCAAGTTGAGAAGGAGGCGTAA
- the secE gene encoding preprotein translocase subunit SecE gives MSKVKTYFQESYEELVHKTSWPTWSELQKSAVLVAVASIIIALIIFAMDKVISTALEGFYNLF, from the coding sequence ATGAGTAAAGTAAAAACTTATTTCCAGGAGTCGTACGAGGAGTTAGTGCACAAAACTTCTTGGCCTACCTGGTCAGAATTGCAAAAGTCAGCAGTGTTAGTAGCTGTTGCATCGATAATTATTGCGTTGATAATTTTTGCAATGGATAAAGTTATCAGTACTGCATTAGAAGGATTCTATAATTTGTTCTAA
- the tuf gene encoding elongation factor Tu: MAKETFKRDKPHLNIGTIGHVDHGKTTLTAAITTVLANAGLSELRSFDSIDNAPEEKERGITINTSHVEYQTANRHYAHVDCPGHADYVKNMVTGAAQMDGAILVVAATDGPMPQTREHILLGRQVGIPRIVVFMNKVDMVDDEELLELVEMEIRELLSFYEYDGDESPVIAGSALGALNGEQKWVDTVMDLMAKVDEWIEEPERDNEKPFLMPIEDVFSITGRGTVATGRIETGVANTGDPVEIIGMGDEKLTSTITGVEMFRKILDRGEAGDNVGILLRGIEKTQIKRGMVICKPGSITPHSKFKAEVYILKKEEGGRHTPFHNKYRPQFYLRTTDVTGEIYLPEGTEMVMPGDNVSINVELISPVAINKGLRFAIREGGRTVGAGQVTEITD, from the coding sequence ATGGCAAAAGAAACATTCAAAAGGGATAAGCCCCACTTGAACATCGGTACCATCGGACACGTTGACCACGGTAAGACCACTTTGACAGCGGCTATTACCACCGTACTAGCTAACGCTGGTCTTTCTGAACTTCGTTCGTTCGACTCTATCGACAACGCTCCTGAAGAAAAAGAAAGGGGTATCACTATTAATACTTCTCACGTAGAGTATCAAACTGCTAACCGTCACTACGCTCACGTTGACTGCCCAGGTCACGCGGATTACGTAAAGAACATGGTTACTGGAGCTGCTCAAATGGACGGAGCTATCTTGGTAGTTGCTGCTACTGATGGTCCTATGCCACAAACTCGTGAGCACATCCTTCTTGGTCGTCAGGTAGGTATTCCTCGTATCGTTGTATTCATGAACAAAGTGGATATGGTAGATGATGAAGAGCTTCTTGAGCTAGTTGAGATGGAAATCAGAGAATTGCTTTCTTTCTACGAATATGATGGTGATGAGTCTCCTGTAATTGCAGGTTCAGCTCTTGGTGCACTTAACGGTGAGCAAAAGTGGGTTGATACTGTAATGGACTTGATGGCTAAAGTTGATGAGTGGATCGAAGAGCCAGAGCGCGATAACGAGAAGCCATTCTTGATGCCTATCGAAGATGTATTCTCTATAACTGGTCGTGGTACTGTAGCTACTGGTCGTATCGAAACTGGTGTTGCTAACACTGGAGATCCTGTAGAAATTATCGGTATGGGTGATGAGAAGCTTACTTCTACTATCACTGGTGTTGAGATGTTCCGTAAGATCCTTGATCGCGGTGAAGCAGGTGATAACGTTGGTATCCTTCTTAGAGGTATTGAGAAAACTCAAATCAAGAGAGGTATGGTAATCTGTAAGCCAGGTTCAATTACTCCTCACAGCAAATTTAAAGCTGAGGTTTATATCCTTAAGAAAGAAGAAGGTGGACGTCACACTCCATTCCATAATAAGTACCGTCCTCAGTTTTACCTACGTACAACTGATGTAACTGGTGAGATTTATCTTCCAGAAGGAACTGAAATGGTAATGCCTGGTGATAACGTTTCTATTAACGTAGAACTTATCTCTCCAGTAGCAATCAACAAAGGACTACGTTTCGCTATCCGCGAAGGTGGTAGAACTGTTGGTGCTGGTCAGGTAACTGAAATTACTGACTAA
- the hpf gene encoding ribosome hibernation-promoting factor, HPF/YfiA family — protein sequence MKVRVQSVNFTADQKLINFIQEKLNKLDQFHDRVIDGEVFLKVDNNPGKQNKISEIKLNIPGHELVVKKQCKSFEEAAQLGADALRRQLRKHKEKVNAIAS from the coding sequence ATGAAAGTAAGAGTTCAGTCCGTAAACTTCACAGCCGATCAAAAATTAATAAATTTCATTCAAGAAAAATTAAATAAGCTAGATCAGTTTCATGATCGAGTAATTGATGGGGAGGTGTTTTTGAAAGTAGATAACAACCCCGGAAAGCAAAATAAAATCTCAGAAATTAAGCTCAATATTCCTGGGCATGAGCTAGTTGTGAAAAAGCAATGTAAGTCCTTTGAGGAGGCGGCTCAGCTAGGTGCGGACGCTCTTCGCAGGCAGCTTAGAAAGCACAAGGAAAAAGTAAATGCGATAGCATCGTAA
- a CDS encoding tyrosine recombinase XerC, which produces MSITLFLDYLQNHKRYSAHTITAYKNDLGSFHDFLLQSYEIEEGWDEVSHHMIREWVVSLMEADVSPRSVNRKLSAVKSFYKYLLREGEVEANPALRVVAPKQKKKLLRVASEDDMSDLLNNDLFPDDYWGLTQRAIITTFYHTGIRLSELINIKVEDVDFSQSKLTVIGKRNKERSVPLTSKLKEELGAYLAVRESQEEGCDPDNLFLSKRGNKLYPKLVYNTINTYLGLVSDLEKKSPHVLRHSFATHMLNRGADLNSIKELLGHSSLSATQVYTHNSIDQLKNLYNQAHPRGDDKN; this is translated from the coding sequence ATGTCTATAACTCTCTTTTTGGATTATCTCCAAAACCATAAGCGCTATTCAGCGCATACTATTACAGCTTATAAAAATGACCTGGGTAGCTTTCATGACTTCCTGCTTCAGTCTTATGAAATAGAAGAGGGGTGGGATGAGGTTTCACATCACATGATTCGTGAATGGGTAGTTTCCTTAATGGAGGCTGATGTTTCTCCACGAAGCGTAAATCGCAAGCTTTCGGCTGTAAAGAGCTTTTATAAATATTTATTGCGTGAAGGAGAGGTTGAGGCTAATCCCGCGCTTCGTGTGGTTGCTCCCAAGCAAAAGAAAAAACTTTTACGCGTAGCGTCTGAAGATGATATGTCAGATCTTCTTAATAATGATCTTTTCCCTGATGATTACTGGGGGCTGACTCAACGCGCTATAATCACCACTTTTTATCATACAGGAATTCGTTTAAGCGAACTCATCAATATAAAAGTTGAGGATGTTGATTTTTCGCAATCAAAACTTACGGTGATTGGGAAAAGAAATAAGGAAAGAAGTGTTCCGTTGACCTCTAAGTTAAAGGAAGAGTTGGGGGCTTATCTTGCGGTGAGGGAGTCTCAAGAAGAGGGGTGTGATCCAGATAATTTGTTTCTATCTAAAAGAGGAAATAAGCTATATCCGAAGCTTGTTTATAATACCATTAATACATACCTTGGTTTAGTCTCCGATTTGGAAAAGAAGAGTCCTCATGTGTTGCGCCATTCTTTTGCTACACACATGTTAAATCGGGGGGCTGACTTGAATTCAATTAAGGAATTACTCGGGCATTCCAGCTTGTCAGCCACACAGGTGTATACGCACAATAGTATAGATCAATTGAAGAATTTGTATAACCAAGCCCACCCGAGGGGCGATGATAAAAACTAA
- the rpsU gene encoding 30S ribosomal protein S21, which translates to MLVVSVKEGESIERALKRYKRKFDRTGTMRQLRGRQQFNKPSVVRRKEVLKAAYIQTKRQDEE; encoded by the coding sequence ATGCTTGTAGTTTCTGTAAAAGAAGGAGAATCAATTGAACGCGCACTTAAGCGCTACAAAAGAAAATTCGACCGCACTGGTACCATGCGTCAATTGCGTGGACGTCAGCAATTCAATAAGCCTTCTGTAGTAAGAAGGAAAGAGGTTTTGAAAGCCGCTTATATTCAAACCAAACGTCAGGACGAAGAATAG
- a CDS encoding acyl-CoA dehydrogenase, which translates to MELTADTMEGGISFGMTETQKMIAETVKDFCAQHITPNIMEWDEAQTFPKEVFQKLGELGLMGVLVPEEYGGAGLTYTEYVTAITELSRVDPSIGLSMAAHNSLCTGHILQFGNEEQKKKYLPKLATAEWIGAWGLTEANTGSDAMRMKVTAKKDGDHWVLNGAKNWITHGITGDVAVVLARTGELLDSHGISAFIVERGTPGFSGGKKENKLGMRASETAEMIFDNCRIPAENLIGEEGDGFIQAMKVLDGGRISIASLSLGTGFGALDAATKYSKEREQFGKPISQFQAIAFKLADMATELEAAELLTLKAADMKNKGMKITTEGAMAKLYASEVAVRVCNEAVQIFGGYGFTKDFPVEKFYRDVKLCTIGEGTSEIQKLVISNNIMK; encoded by the coding sequence ATGGAATTAACAGCAGATACGATGGAAGGCGGAATTTCTTTCGGTATGACCGAAACGCAAAAGATGATCGCAGAGACTGTAAAAGATTTTTGCGCACAGCATATCACCCCTAATATTATGGAGTGGGACGAAGCCCAGACTTTTCCCAAAGAAGTTTTTCAAAAGCTAGGTGAACTTGGCTTGATGGGTGTTTTGGTGCCAGAAGAGTACGGTGGTGCCGGGCTTACTTACACAGAGTATGTTACCGCAATTACTGAATTGAGTAGAGTCGATCCATCTATTGGATTGTCAATGGCGGCTCATAATTCACTTTGTACCGGCCATATTCTTCAGTTTGGAAACGAAGAACAGAAGAAAAAATATTTGCCAAAATTAGCTACTGCTGAATGGATTGGTGCTTGGGGATTGACCGAAGCCAATACAGGTAGTGATGCCATGCGTATGAAGGTGACTGCTAAAAAAGATGGCGATCACTGGGTGCTAAATGGTGCTAAAAACTGGATTACTCACGGTATTACCGGAGATGTTGCAGTGGTGCTAGCTCGTACTGGTGAGCTCTTGGATAGTCACGGTATTTCTGCGTTTATAGTAGAAAGAGGTACTCCTGGTTTTTCTGGTGGTAAAAAAGAAAACAAGCTGGGCATGCGTGCTTCAGAAACTGCTGAGATGATTTTTGACAATTGCCGTATTCCTGCCGAGAACCTTATTGGTGAAGAAGGTGATGGTTTTATCCAGGCTATGAAAGTTTTGGATGGTGGTAGAATTTCTATCGCATCACTTTCTTTAGGAACTGGTTTTGGAGCTTTGGATGCAGCTACTAAATACTCTAAGGAGCGTGAGCAGTTTGGAAAGCCAATTAGTCAGTTTCAAGCAATCGCTTTTAAATTGGCGGATATGGCCACTGAGCTAGAGGCTGCAGAACTACTAACCTTAAAGGCTGCCGATATGAAAAATAAAGGCATGAAAATCACCACAGAAGGAGCGATGGCAAAGCTTTATGCTTCAGAAGTAGCGGTAAGAGTTTGTAATGAGGCTGTACAGATTTTTGGAGGTTATGGTTTCACAAAAGACTTTCCAGTAGAGAAGTTTTACCGTGATGTAAAGCTTTGTACCATTGGTGAGGGAACCTCAGAGATCCAGAAATTGGTGATCTCTAATAATATTATGAAATAA